Proteins from a genomic interval of Kitasatospora herbaricolor:
- a CDS encoding DinB family protein produces MTESDPKVVLRLYLQFARDALVWKLDGLSEYDIRRPLTPTGTNLLGLVKHATGVELGYFGATFGRPAAGPLLSAADDAEPNADMWATADESRAQIVEGYRRAWEHADATFDALELDAVGRVPWWPAGQDDVTLFHALVRVIGDTHRHAGHADIVRELIDGSAGMSRNNIGLASEDPAWWESYRGRLEQVAKEADGRG; encoded by the coding sequence ATGACTGAGTCCGATCCCAAGGTTGTCCTCCGCCTCTACCTGCAGTTCGCCCGCGACGCCCTGGTGTGGAAGCTGGACGGGCTCTCGGAGTACGACATCCGCCGCCCGCTGACCCCGACCGGCACCAACCTCCTCGGTCTGGTCAAGCACGCCACCGGGGTGGAACTCGGCTACTTCGGCGCCACCTTCGGACGTCCGGCCGCCGGGCCGCTGCTCTCGGCGGCGGACGACGCCGAGCCGAACGCGGACATGTGGGCCACCGCCGACGAGTCGCGTGCGCAGATCGTCGAGGGGTACCGCCGGGCGTGGGAGCACGCGGACGCGACCTTCGACGCCCTGGAGCTGGACGCGGTGGGCCGGGTCCCCTGGTGGCCGGCCGGGCAGGACGACGTGACCCTGTTCCATGCCCTGGTCCGGGTGATCGGCGACACCCATCGGCACGCCGGCCATGCCGACATCGTGCGCGAACTCATCGACGGCTCTGCCGGGATGAGCCGGAACAACATCGGCCTGGCGTCCGAGGACCCGGCCTGGTGGGAGAGCTACCGGGGCCGGCTGGAGCAGGTGGCCAAGGAGGCCGACGGCCGCGGGTAG
- a CDS encoding NAD(P)H-binding protein — protein sequence MIVITAPTGNIGRHLLALLLESAPAAGEELRVIVRDPARLPDTARGRVEVVTGSHGDAEVLDRAFEGADAVFWLVPPDSSLAPQDAWTGFTRPAVRALAAHGVGHVVGVSALGRGTPLAARAGLVTASLAMDDLIAGAGVAYRALANPSFFENLLEEADSIREQGLFTDVVDPDRKAPFVAVADIAAAAARLLLDRSWTGAADVPVLGPRDLSPNESARIMTEQLGRPVRYERRPLDEMYSTLVGYGLNAEFVQGIVDMKRAKDEGLDAGVARTPETGSPTGFEQWCARTLKPAVLS from the coding sequence ATGATCGTCATCACTGCTCCCACCGGGAACATCGGCCGCCACCTGCTCGCCCTGCTGCTGGAATCCGCCCCCGCCGCGGGCGAGGAACTGCGCGTGATCGTGCGGGATCCCGCCCGGCTGCCGGACACGGCGCGCGGCCGCGTCGAGGTGGTCACCGGCTCGCACGGCGACGCCGAGGTCCTCGACCGGGCCTTCGAGGGTGCGGACGCCGTCTTCTGGCTCGTCCCCCCGGACTCCTCCCTCGCCCCGCAGGACGCCTGGACCGGTTTCACCCGTCCCGCCGTCCGGGCGCTCGCCGCCCACGGCGTCGGGCACGTCGTCGGCGTCTCCGCGCTCGGCCGCGGCACCCCGCTCGCCGCCCGGGCCGGCCTCGTCACCGCCTCCCTCGCCATGGACGACCTCATCGCCGGCGCGGGCGTGGCCTACCGGGCCCTCGCCAACCCGTCCTTCTTCGAGAACCTCCTGGAGGAGGCCGACTCGATCCGCGAGCAGGGCCTCTTCACCGACGTCGTCGACCCCGACCGCAAGGCCCCCTTCGTCGCGGTCGCCGACATCGCGGCCGCCGCCGCCCGCCTGCTGCTGGACCGCTCGTGGACCGGCGCCGCCGACGTCCCGGTCCTCGGGCCGCGGGACCTCTCCCCCAACGAATCGGCCCGCATCATGACCGAACAGCTCGGCCGTCCCGTCCGCTACGAACGCCGGCCGCTCGACGAGATGTACAGCACCCTCGTCGGCTACGGCCTCAACGCGGAATTCGTCCAGGGCATCGTCGACATGAAGCGGGCCAAGGACGAAGGCCTCGACGCCGGCGTCGCCCGCACCCCGGAGACCGGGTCGCCGACCGGCTTCGAGCAGTGGTGCGCCCGGACTCTCAAGCCCGCCGTCCTCTCCTGA
- a CDS encoding darcynin family protein: MPTDLTAPPVTAFMLVKTTPEWLALTVQERVDAFTTEVLPAIEARTSGVRSRFFDTEFYSARVTDVWMWEAEDHHGYQLLIDALRETPFWDRYFEVVDLLVGTENGYARTYGLEPVATIAT; encoded by the coding sequence ATGCCCACCGACCTGACCGCACCCCCGGTCACGGCGTTCATGCTGGTCAAGACCACACCCGAATGGCTCGCCCTGACCGTCCAGGAACGGGTGGACGCCTTCACCACCGAGGTCCTGCCGGCCATCGAGGCCAGGACCAGCGGTGTCCGGTCACGCTTCTTCGACACGGAGTTCTACTCCGCACGGGTCACCGACGTCTGGATGTGGGAGGCCGAGGACCACCACGGCTACCAGCTCCTCATCGACGCCCTGCGCGAAACCCCCTTCTGGGACCGCTACTTCGAGGTCGTCGACCTCCTCGTCGGCACCGAGAACGGCTACGCCCGCACCTACGGGCTCGAACCCGTCGCCACCATCGCCACCTGA